The sequence CCATTAAGCAACTTTTTACacctaaaagttaaaaagaagagaaaagttaATGGGACCAAACTCTGGCCTAGGGACCTGTTAGTCCAAAGTCATAAATCGCCCCGTTGTTCAGAAGAGTCAGATGTCAACAGTGTGGCCTGTTGACTTTGGGGCCCATCTGACCTGGATCCAGCTGCCTCCCAACCTGTGCCGCTTcatcatttctttagattccttGGGACTTCTAAACAGCATCCACTTTTGGCCCTGTTTCTCATGCTTTTATATTCAGAAAAGTACTACTTCAAGACTGTAAAATCAGCAAGGAGTTCGGTGAAATAGCTGAACATGAGGGAAAATAGTCCGGCCTCTTGAGCCTTCCCCCATTGACGCTGACACTGGCATATTTTCATCCCCAGCATAACCACCAAATTCCACAAAAAGGAGTTGACTAATCTTGATTTGGAAAGAtcattcatttgtaaaattagagATGGGAAAGttacagcagatctttcagcatgCTTCTATCAAGCAATTGTTAACGCAAAAGCTGTTTACagggccatatatatatatatatatatattttttttttttttaactactgagAATCAAACTTTTGAGGCTAAACCATACTACATTGCAGATTGCATTTTCTAATACATTGCACCCGTTTTTATTACAGACCCTTTCTCTGCATAGGTAACTGGCAGAGAGCGCTGTGCTCCTTTCAGGAAGCTGCGCCTGGCAAACGCAAGCTTGAGAAAACGGAAACCTCTTTTTTCTTTGCAGCCGTAACAAGATGTCTGACAAGAAGCAGATAGCTGCCAGAGCTTCCCTTATTGAGCAACTGATGTCTAAAAGGAATTTTGAGGATCTCGGCAACCACCTTACTGAGCTGGAAACTCTGCGTGTGACTCCGGAGCATCTCCAGGAGACGGATGTGGTCAGGGCTGTGTACAGAGTCCTCAAAAACTGCCCCACGGCGGCTTTGAAAAAGAAAGCCAAGCGTTTGCTGTCAGAATGGAAAGCTCTGTATAAGGATACTCACTGCAAGCCACGGGGCAGCCCTAAACCATTTCATCCAGgtggaaataaagaagaaaatcaaggaCTTTCTCCTGACCCAAATCAGGATGAGATACCGGGCAGCTCCTGCTGTCATTCTCTGCACTCATCCCAAGATGTTGCAGGAGCTGTTGAAAGGATCATGCCAGAAAATAGCCCTGGTGGAGCGGAGCCTAAGGCAGCGCATCTCAGGGCCGGTGACCCTCGATCCCCTGACGAGAGAGCGAGTGGGCAGCCAGATCCTGCAGCGCCCGTGAGAGCCAAATGCACAGAGCTGCTGTATGAAGCTCTAGCTGGTCCTTGCACAGAGCAGCCCAGAGCCGATCTGTGGCACAGGTTTGCACGAGAAATCGAAGAGCACATTTTTACCCTTCACTCCAAGAacctcaaaaaatataaaacttgcaTCCGAAGCAAAGTTGCCAATCTGAAAACCCCCCACAAGTCTCACTTACAGCAAAACTTGCTCTCTGGGACCATGTCTCCAAGGGAATTTGCCGAAATGACTGCCATGGAAATGGCTAGCCACGAACTGAAGCAGTTGAGAGCCTCCTACACGGAATCTGGCATACGGGAACATTGCCTGCCCCAAGTGGTGGGGGGCACGCCAACCAAGAAAATAAAGTGCCAACGCTGCGAGAAATTCAATTGCCAGGTCACCGTCATCGCCAGAGGGACACTCTTCCTTCCAAGTTGGGTGCAGAATTCCAACCCAGATGAAGAAATGATGACCTATGTAATCTGCAATGAATGTGGGGAGCAGTGGTACCATAGCAAGTGGGAGTGCTTGTAATTGTAATAAATGTTCTCTTAACAGATAACTGGAGTGATCCCTTTTATTCATACCACCCTTTTatgcttgtttttaaaatcttgtacacgctattcttttttttaaattgaggtatagttaatttatatatatatataaaataacctataatggaaacatatatgtatattctttttcagattcttttccattataggtttttacaagataGTATAGTTTCCAgcgctatacagtgggtccttgttgcttatctattttatatatagtagtgaatTATACACACTATTTGCAAAACTATCCTAcgaagaaggaaagaaggttgTTTGCTGAAGCTCACACCACTGTCACTAAAAGTTGATAGTTTGGGGAGAGAGAGTGGACGCCTGTTTGCATCATGCTTAGTGGCTACTTAGTACTTTGCTGTACTCAGACATAACCTAGGTGCccgttagaaatgcagactctccgGTCCCATGCTTCTGAATCTGCATATGCATTTTGGCAGGATCCCCAGGTGATCCTGTTCAAGGTCATTGGAGAAGTGCTGCTTCTGCAATAGGCCTGTAGTTCCCAGCACTGGCTGCATATTAGCAGGATCTGGGGAGCTTTGAAAACCCACAGTGCTGAGGACCCACCCTGGGACAATTACATCTggatctatgggatgcagcccaGGCATcaacattttggttttaattcctCTGCAGTCAGAGTTGAGAACTACTCATCCGTAGGCTCTCACTTGATCCTTTTGTCAcctttaagaaaagaaagttattctgTACActtcacagttgaggaaacatCCACAGAGGTGCCATGACTCGCCCCAGTGACACTCCATAGTCAAACTTGAACTGCTGCCGGATTTTCTTCCTTCCAATTCCCTGTCCGAGACCGCTTCAGTATTGACTTCTGAGAAATACAGTCCTGGAGATGTGGAACTAAATGAATAGTGTCTTCAAGCTCTAACATTGGGGAACAAGAGCTTTGttattttcccctctcttttctcttctcactttACAGGTGTCCCGTGAACCCTGAAAATGACCCTGCGACTAATCCCACAGTTAGAATTTTATTTCCAGTCTTCTTGCTCAGTCGAAGGagtcatgtatttttttctgtcacaCAAGTTCTCCAGGGTTTATAAACTATGACATTAGGTTCCTGATGTTAGGGAATCTTCATGTTATCAGGGGTTAGGTCTgtaggggaggggaaaaaatcctGTAGCTGGGACCACGAAAACtagactgacaaaagacagattaacaagagaaaagtaGTCTATATGTGCAGCATGCATACCCGCAGGAGAAATTTGGTAATGCGTAACTCAAAAGGATGGTTACAACTTGGGCTTATAtagcattttaagaaaaaatagtaCGTTTGTAGAGAAGtaacaagacaaaggaaaagggctTTAGGCTTTTAGTGGCAGCAAACTCTGGGAAGGTAAATTAGCGTGTGTGTTGGGTGGGGgggaactaatggaagataaTGGTCATTTAGTAAGGTTTGTTTGTGTAGACTCTTTCCGGTGCCATCTTGCCTCCAGTGAAGACGTTGTTACCTCCTTCCTGGTAGGGAATTCACAAGGGGAATTTGTGTTCTGTTTTCAGGCAGGTAGTGGGAGGGCAGAGAGCTCACCCtgtgtttgatttttctcatttgctttcaGCTCCGAATGATCCTTATGCCATTATAGTTTGGGGGTGGCACGCTCTGAACCCCTTTAGGTCTGCATTTCCAATTCTGCTTTTGTAAAAACTGGCATTAACCTCTCAGAGGAAGTCATTGCCTCAGCCTTTGAATCTACCAACGTTTCTCTgataaaggaagaggaaattacTTCTTCGAGGCCTTTGTAAACAGTGTTTAACCAATTTGTATAATGTTTAAACACAACAAGCCTTccgtgtgatttttttcttttttaaaaattcatagggcttccctggtggcgcagtggttgagagtccgcctgccgatgcaggggacacgggttcgtgccccggtccgggaagatcccacatgccgtggagcggctgggcccgtgagccatggccgctgcgcctgcgcgcgtccggagcctgtgctccgtaacgggagaggccacaacagtgagaggtccgcgtaccacaaaaacaaacaaacaaaaaaacatagaattttaatttttatagttttaactatAGTTTGTGAGTTGTCTCCAAAACTACACATTTTCaccagtttttttcccctcactctcCTAAGTCCCTTTGCTAGAGCTCAGAATGTAATGTGCAGTTTACCTGCCTCATGACAGAATTCCCTCAAAGGTGCAGGAAATGAAAGTACGTTCGTGTTTTCAAATGGTTTTGAAGAAATGGGCTTGAGGCCATTAATTATCAATTCTATTTTGATACCTTTGTATCTGTGGCTTCCCAGGGCTGCCTATTATGATGTAAcgatcttttaaagaaaaacttgcaAAGTCACCTAAAACTTCAAGTTTCACAAAGTGTGGTTTCATGTGACTTGGAATGATCTTAGAAACTATTCAGTGGTTATAAAAGAGCACAGCACATGAATACCATGTGTGATTAGTTCATGtcagtgtttgttttttgctttaggGTTTTTGGGTGTGTTTTGTGGGGTGGGGTTTTTTGGTAGTTTTTATTTGTAGTGGACTTTTGCAAACTAAATTTGCAGACAAATAAAAGCACTTGAAATGGAAATTCCTTTACTCTCCAAGATATAAAAATCTGGGTAGTCTTCCTCATTTCGTATCAACTTTGTCAGTGACTTCTGCAGCTATAGCTCGGAAAACAGTaatctgatttgttttttttttacttttagtcaATGAGAGAGCACTACATTTTCTAAGTATAGATAATAATTCTTTTATATCCTATGCTTATCTCCTAAAAAGAAAgcgtttttgttgttgttgttgttttttaagtgcTCATGAGGTAAAGgatctttcatttcatttaaaatcatttttacaaGAACAGCAAGTACATAGACCCCAGGATGGGAGGGTGCCTGACACAGAGGCACAGCAAGAGTCCACCAGAGCTGAAGCACAGTGACAAGGGGAAGAAGGATGAGAGGTGAAGTCCAAGAGCCATCGGGTTCATGAGGGCCCTTGTCGGTCATGATAAGGACTTTGGGATTTTTCCAAGCCTGATAGGAAGCCATGGAAGCCAAGGGGTTGGTAGTGATAAGACTTGAATGACCTTTAAGAAGCATCCTTCTGGCTGTTGTGTTAAGTTAGATGAGGAGGGAAGCAAGGACAGATGCAGGGACACCAGTTAGGTGGCTGTAGCAATGGTCCAAATGTCATTTAACTGGTTTCAAACAAGAGTACACAAAGACTGGTCTCCCTGCATCCATATAGTTGAGAAAGTCCTTGGTGATGGGGTTGAGGACACACTACCCCCAAATCTGGCACTTTGGCatagtgaatattttaagctgaaggaatttgagaaactATAGGTGCAGGAAGTCCTCTCTGACCTTCCCCTGAGGGAGGTCATAAGACCCTCAAGTGAGAGGTGCCCTCCCCAGACcgaggaaaggagcatccttatctctgCAGATGGAGGGATGCTGGAGGGAATCGCAGTGAACGGGTCTTTCTGGGTTTCCCCCAGTTGACCACCCTTAGCTCATACTCTTTGTCCCTTTACATTTTCCCACAACTTtccactcttcatcaaacctagTATAGAAACACCCAGGTGTAGCTGTTTCTTTGGGGGTTAATTTCCTTATAAAGGCTCCCAGGTCAGATAAAATTTACATTACATAAATgtgtgctttcttcttttttaaaaaaaattttattggagtatatttgatttacagtgttgtgttagtttcaggtgtacagcaaagtgaatcagttatacatatacatatatctactcttttttagattcttttcccacataggccattacagagtattgagtagagttccctgtgctgtacagtaggtccttatcagttatctattttatatagagtagtgtgtatgtgtcaatcccagtttATCACTCGCCCTGCCAACCCCCtggtaactggaagtttgttttctacatctgtaactctatttccgttttgtagataagttcatttgtaccttttttatttttttatttttattttttttgcggtacgtgggcctctcactgttgtggcctctcccgctgcggagcacaggctccagacgcgcaggctcagcggccatggcccacaggcccagctgctccacggcatgtgggatcttcccggaccggggcacgaacccgtgtcccccgcatcggcaggcggaccctcaaccactgcaccaccagggaagccctgtaccttttttaaaaaaattaattaattaaattaattaaataaatatatttggctgcactgggacttaggtgcagcacgtgggatcttcgttgctgcgtgcaggatcttcgtcgtggcatgtggatctttagttgcagcatgcaggctcttagttgcggcatgcaggatctagttccctgaccagggatcgaatccaggcgccctgcattgggagcgtggagtcttaaccactggaccaccagggaagtccctatacccgtttttttagtttccatctataagcgatatcatatgatatttgtctttctctgtctgacttacttcactcaggatgacaatctctaggtccatccatgttgctgcaaatggcattatttagttcttttttatggctgagtaatattccactatatatatgtaccatatcttctttatccattcctctgttgatggacatttaggttgcttccgtgtcctggctattgtaaatagtgctgcaatgaacattggggtgcgtgtatctttttgaattatggttttctctggctatatacctaggagtgggattgcaggatcatagggcaactctatttttagttttttaaggaagctccgtactgttgtccatagtggctgcaccaatttacattcccaccaacagtgcaagagggctccctttgctctacaccctctccagcatttattgtttgtagattttttgatgatggccattctgaccagtgtgaggtgatacctcatagtagttttgatttgcatttctctgataattagtgatgttgagcatcttttcatgtgcgttttggccatctgtatgtcttcttcggagaaatgtctatttatatcttctgcccattttttgatttttttttgatattgggctgcatgagttgtttgtatatcttggagattaatcccttgtcggttgcttcatttgcaaatattttgtcccattctaagggttgtcttttcattttgtttatggtttcctttgctgtgcaaaagcttttaagtttcattaggtcccatttgtttatttttgtttttattttcattactctaggaggtagattgagaaagatcttgctgtgatttatgtcaaagagtgtccagcgttacatttaagtctttagtccattttgagtttatttttgtgtacggtgttagggaatgttctaatttcattcatttacatgtagctgtccagttttcccagccaaGTGTGCTTTcttcttgttaatctgtcttttgttacagagCCCCAACCAAGAACCTAGACGGTTcggagaaaaaagatttttttccttccctacatTGGCAGTTTTGCAAATGGTTGTATCATAAAACACAACCAACCCTGAATTCCCAACCCATGgcctataataaaaaataacaaacagcaCAGAAATTCAGCACAGTATAGCCTGGATCCTGGTTGCCATGGTTATGGGTGATACCTGCACAGGGCATAAACATCAATTGTTATACCTGAATGTAGAAGGGCTCTCTTCATGGGATTTCACACATCACTCTCCTTTTGTCcatgttacttttttttagaCTACAAATTGGATACAGTTGCAGCTCTGTCTCTTCTCTGAGCACTTCCTGTGATGAGAGGTTCCTTTCATTCCCTATTACCATTTCTAAACACCAGTCAGGAAGCCTGCAGCTGGCAGGGCTCCATTGCCTTTGGAAGGGTTGGGCCTTCATTTTTAAGGTCagatttgctttattatttatagCTTCCGAGTAAATGCAAagtattttactaaaatattattaCATCCCTCAGAGGTATTTACTGTAAATACCTAGATTATAAAAGGTaccttcttgggacttccctggtggcgtagtggttaagaatccacctgccagtgcaggggacacgggttcgagccctggtttgggaagatcccacatgctgcggagcagctaagcccgtgcaccacaactactgaacctgcactctagagcccgtgagccacaactactgagcctgcgtgccacaactactgaagcccgtgcgcctagagcccgtgctctgccagaagagaagccaccgcaatgagaagctgatgcactgcaacgaagagtagcccccactggccgcaactagagaaagcccgtgtgcagcaacgaagacccaacgcagccaaaaataaatataaattaaataagtaaatttaaataaataaatataaggtgCCTTCTTGCTTTCAGAAGAGCCTACAGTCTGAAGGGAGAACTGATGACAACTTCATATAAtcccatttatattattttttaaaattaggtttccAGAGACGTTACTAAGCATTACCAGAAATGCTGTGCCATAATGATTGCACGTTGCTTTACACTCTGCCAAGTGCTGGGGGCCAAGAGATGAGCTAGATGCCATCCCAGGCCTCAGGCCCCCAAAATGCAGGTGACATAGCCACAATCACTTTACAGTTCAAGAACTATAAGAGAGACAGACTGTAGAGGCGGAGgtgcaggggacccaggaggatcagggaaggctttacAAAGGCTGTGACCCTAAGGGTAAATCTTGAGATGAagtaagccaggcagagaaagccGAGATGATGATATTCCATCACTGGACTTGCTAGATTCCTGgcactttgttttttgtttgtttgtttgtttgtttgtttgttttgttttttttttttgcggtacgcgggcctctcactgctgtggcctctcccgttgcggagcacaggctccggacgtgcaggctcagcggccatggctcacggacccagccgctccgcggcacatgggatctccccggacgagggcacgaacccgcatcccctgcaacggcaggcggactctcaaccactgcgccaccagggaagccccctggcacTTTATATACAGCATCTCAGTTAAGCTTCACACTACCCAGCCAgcactttagagatgagaaaactgaggctgagagacattaagttacttgcccaagggtACACGGAGAGAAAGCCAGGACTATTCATAATGAACAGGtggggttttttaattttatttttgcatatcaGTTTGCTTCCAGAAACATGCAGGCTTCCTGTTAATTCCATGCAAGGTACAACTGTTTTTCAATTGTGGTTTGTTTTTCCAATGACAGGAGTGTGTGGTTTGCAGACTACACTCAGCGCAGTGCTATGCACGCTTCCCGCTGTGGAGAGATCAGCCAGGAATGCTTGGCAGTGGTTGCCAGCTCTCCTGGCACAGGGGAACCTTCCCGAACCTTCTAGTGGCACCCATGTGATTTATCTGATGTTctgaaaagtgatttttaaaatacttaaacatatgaaaacatgTAGTTTTAAAGTGACATGCATATGTTTTTTTGAATTTGAAGACTGTAAGTATATAAATGCAGTTTCAAATGCCATTCCCTATAAAATATAGTGGCCTTTACATTTTCACTCTCTTTATTTATGACCTAGGGAAACTATATGATACAGATAATCGATTTTGACAAAAGAGGCAGGCTGTTTTGCATCCTTTGTTAAATTATCACAGACATCCATGCTGGacagtgaaaaaaaatagaattaaaataaatgttttggatatattcttgctctcttttaaaaatataaacaaggtaCAAATAGGAGTAGGTTCTAAGTAGTCGTTAGTCTTTTTCATGTGatgacatacatttaaaaaaatctaaaacagcCATGGAAAAGTTACAGATCTGattaataagcaaatgaaaacctGGCCCATTCAAAAACTTCTTATTTTTGGAATATATTCAGtttcaaaatgtatataaacaGAGAGAGCTCCCAGCGGTTgcttttaaataatcaaaatggGAGCATAATAGGTAAATTTCACCTTTGTGGGTGGAAACAAAAAATTCAGACATTTCCAAGGGTGCCCAGGAAGGCCTGAGTGAGCTGAAGTAGACTTTTACCCATGTCCGAGGGGAAAGAACTCCCAGGTTTCAGTGGACTGTATGTTGGCGTCTCTGTGTCTACTAGCCCATCTGGTCTGGTCTTTAGTGTCTGCTCAGACTGAGGACTTCCATCTCTGCAGAGTTTTTTCATGCAACAGATGGACTTTTACCCCCCAGCTTTGTGAAATCTCAACAATGGCTGAGCAGAAAGTTTCCAAACATCTTAGTGGATTTTGATATCATTTTTACATGAGATGGTGGCTCAAGGGCTTGgggatttcttttgggggggtgatgaaaatgttcaaaaattgaatgtggtgatggttgcccaagtCTGCCAATATGCTAAACACCGTTGAATTATACCCTATTTTAATTATACCCTATTTTAATTCTGTGgtctgtgaattatatctcaataaagctattacaaaaaaatcaaatggacTGAGGGAGGGAATTGGAGACAGGATCTCTGCTGGATATTTATCTCAGTGAGTCTTTCTAAACCTATAGTATCCCAATTATGCATACATATTATCGAGAAATACTGGCAGgcttcctcagagaggccttctggGAGGCACCCTGCCAGTTCATACTGACAGCCATCCAGCAGGCAGTGGCCTCTATCCAGGCAGTGTGCTGGGCCCTGGCCTCTGCATTTCTGCGTAGAAGCCCCTCCCTCTTTCAGTCACACAACAAACAGGGCTAAAGCTTCCATCCACAATCATTgccccttctttttcttccctgtttctcaAGCCACAGGTTCGAGCTACACTATCAACGACATCAAGCCCCTGGAACATAGCAAATCATGTAGAATCAACCCAGAGCAGTTGCCATTTATGTCTCTGGTTAGATCTGCACTCAGAAAAGAAACAGCAGATA is a genomic window of Phocoena sinus isolate mPhoSin1 chromosome X, mPhoSin1.pri, whole genome shotgun sequence containing:
- the TCEANC gene encoding transcription elongation factor A N-terminal and central domain-containing protein; this encodes MSDKKQIAARASLIEQLMSKRNFEDLGNHLTELETLRVTPEHLQETDVVRAVYRVLKNCPTAALKKKAKRLLSEWKALYKDTHCKPRGSPKPFHPGGNKEENQGLSPDPNQDEIPGSSCCHSLHSSQDVAGAVERIMPENSPGGAEPKAAHLRAGDPRSPDERASGQPDPAAPVRAKCTELLYEALAGPCTEQPRADLWHRFAREIEEHIFTLHSKNLKKYKTCIRSKVANLKTPHKSHLQQNLLSGTMSPREFAEMTAMEMASHELKQLRASYTESGIREHCLPQVVGGTPTKKIKCQRCEKFNCQVTVIARGTLFLPSWVQNSNPDEEMMTYVICNECGEQWYHSKWECL